The following are encoded in a window of Phaseolus vulgaris cultivar G19833 chromosome 3, P. vulgaris v2.0, whole genome shotgun sequence genomic DNA:
- the LOC137808742 gene encoding ceramide synthase LOH2: MDFLWTENATPHASQFSAAIYFAFASFAARFFLDRFVFRRLSIRMLTKGRAPSRITKEMEVKIGKCSESMWKLTYYAAVEAFILKISYQEPWFSNTKLYFNDWPNHELKSSMVLYYMCQCGFYIYSIVAILTWETRRKDFSVMFTHHVITVLLIGCSYLTSFFRIGSIILALHDASDVFMEAAKVFKYSGREFAASVCFGFFAVSWLILRLIFFPFWVIKATSIDLQQCLNLSEGFDMFLYYIFNTMLIMLLIFHIYWWKLICAMIYRQLKNRGKVGEDIRSDSDDD, encoded by the exons ATGGATTTCCTCTGGACCGAGAATGCGACGCCGCACGCCTCGCAATTCTCCGCCGCGATCTACTTCGCCTTCGCCAGTTTCGCGGCCAGGTTCTTCCTTGACAGATTCGTTTTTCGC AGGTTGTCTATTAGGATGTTGACAAAGGGTAGAGCTCCATCACGTATTACTAAGGAAATGGAAGTAAAGATTGGAAAATGCTCAGAGTCAATGTGGAAGTTAACATATTATGCTGCTGTTGAAGCATTCATTCTTAAAATTTCCTACCAGGAACCCTGGTTCAGTAATACGAAATTATACTTCAATGACTGGCCAAATCATGAGTTGAA GAGTTCTATGGTGTTGTACTACATGTGCCAGTGTGGGTTCTACATATATAGTATTGTTGCTATTTTGACATGGGAGACTAGAAGGAAGGATTTTTCGGTGATGTTTACCCACCATGTAATTACTGTTTTACTAATTGGGTGCTCGTATTTAACAAG TTTTTTTAGGATTGGCTCCATAATCCTCGCCCTTCATGATGCAAGTGATGTGTTCATGGAAGCTGCAAAGGTTTTCAAGTATTCTGGAAGGGAGTTTGCTGCAAGTGTGTGTTTTGGATTCTTTGCAGTTTCATGGCTCATATTGCGGCTAATTTTCTTTCCCTTTTGGGTTATTAAAGCGACAAG CATTGATCTTCAACAGTGCCTAAACCTGTCAGAAGGTTTTGACATGTTTCTCTACTACATTTTTAATACAATGCTCATAATGCTACTCATCTTCCATATATACTGGTGGAAGCTCATATGTGCAATGATCTATAGACAGCTGAAAAATAGGGGAAAAGTTGGCGAGGATATAAGATCTG ATTCAGACGATGATTGA
- the LOC137808746 gene encoding abscisic acid 8'-hydroxylase 4: MEIIALFLCIFLFFSSLLSYPLIKKHKKPQQIPKPKLPPGSMGWPYVGETLQLYSQDPNIFFASKQKRYGEIFKTRILGCPCVMLGSPQAARFVLVTHAHLFKPTYPKSKEKLIGPSALFFHQGEYHTRIRKLVQTSLSPESIRKLIPDIETEVVSSLESWVSAGQVINAFQEMKKFSFNIGILSVFGHLERKYRDQLKENYCIVEKGYNSFPNRIPGTAYSKALLARRRIREIISEIICKRKEQRLEDKDLLGHLLNYKDEKGEMLSDDQIADNVIGVLFAAQDTTASVLTWILKYLHDDQKLLEAIKAEQMAVYEANDEGKKPLTWNQTRNMPITHRVILESLRMASIISFTFREAVVDVVYKGYLIPKGWKVMPLFRNIHHNPEFHPSPQNFDPSRFEVSPKPNTFMPFGNGVHSCPGNELAKLNMFILIHHLVTKYRWEVVGYQNGIQYSPFPVPLYGLPTRFWRNQLN; this comes from the exons ATGGAGATCATTGCTCTTTTCTTATGcattttcctcttcttctcATCCCTTCTTTCATATCCATTGATAAAGAAACACAAGAAACCTCAACAGATTCCTAAGCCTAAGCTTCCACCTGGCTCAATGGGTTGGCCTTACGTGGGAGAGACCCTTCAACTCTATTCTCAGGACCCTAACATCTTCTTTGCTTCTAAGCAAAAAAG ATATGGAGAAATCTTTAAGACACGCATACTAGGTTGTCCCTGCGTGATGTTGGGCAGCCCCCAGGCTGCACGTTTTGTGTTGGTGACTCATGCTCACTTGTTCAAGCCCACATACCCCAAAAGCAAAGAGAAGCTAATAGGCCCTTCTGCATTGTTCTTCCACCAAGGAGAATATCACACTCGCATCAGGAAGCTGGTGCAAACCTCTCTTTCCCCTGAAAGCATTAGAAAACTCATCCCAGACATCGAAACCGAGGTTGTTTCCTCCTTGGAGTCGTGGGTTTCCGCTGGACAAGTCATCAACGCTTTCCAAGAAATGAAAAAG TTCTCTTTCAATATTGGCATCCTCTCTGTCTTTGGTCACTTGGAACGCAAATATAGAGACCAGCTTAAGGAAAACTACTGCATAGTAGAGAAAGGCTACAACTCTTTTCCAAACAGGATACCTGGAACTGCATACTCAAAAGCACTTCTG GCAAGGAGGAGGATCAGAGAGATTATAAGTGAGATCATCTGTAAGAGAAAGGAGCAGAGATTGGAGGATAAGGATCTGTTAGGCCACTTGCTGAACTACAAGGATGAAAAGGGAGAAATGCTAAGTGACGACCAAATTGCTGATAATGTAATTGGGGTGCTATTTGCAGCTCAGGATACCACAGCAAGTGTTCTAACATGGATTCTCAAGTATCTTCACGATGACCAGAAACTTCTTGAAGCAATCAAA GCAGAGCAAATGGCAGTGTATGAAGCCAATGATGAAGGGAAGAAGCCATTGACATGGAATCAGACCAGAAACATGCCAATTACTCATAGG GTGATTTTGGAAAGCCTTAGAATGGCAAGCATCATATCATTTACTTTTAGGGAAGCAGTGGTTGATGTGGTATACAAAG GATATCTTATACCCAAGGGTTGGAAAGTGATGCCACTGTTCAGGAACATCCATCATAATCCAGAATTCCACCCTTCTCCTCAAAATTTTGACCCTTCAAGGTTTGAG GTTTCTCCAAAGCCCAATACTTTCATGCCATTCGGCAATGGAGTGCATTCTTGTCCAGGAAATGAGCTTGCCAAATTGAACATGTTCATCTTAATTCATCATCTAGTAACAAAGTACAg GTGGGAGGTTGTGGGATATCAGAATGGAATCCAATATAGCCCATTCCCAGTTCCTCTGTATGGTCTACCAACAAGATTTTGGAGAAACCAATTGAATTGA